In Nocardia sp. NBC_01327, the genomic stretch CGGACCGCGGCGAGAACATCGCTACTGCGGATCTTGGCGCCCGGTGTGTCGTAAAGGGCGTCAAGGATTCTCAGGGTTCGGGCGACACCGTTGATCAGACGTTTGGACCAGCCGTGCTTGCGGGCGTGCTCACGCAGGGTCTGGTCGCAGTGCCGCAGCAACGGCGACTGCTGGATCTGGATCCGCCTTTTGATCACTCCGTAGCCATAGGGCATTTGGAACAGCGCCAGTTGCTGGTGGGCGGTGTAGGACAGCGGTTTGGACGAGGTCTCGAGGCTGCGCAGATGCCGCTCACGGGCGAGGCGTCGTCGGTGGGCAACGGTTGTGTCGTATTGCATGTTGGCCAGGAACAGTTGCTGCCCATGCTGATTCGCCTCGCGCAGGTTGAGCGCACGGCAGGGTTCTTGGACGTGGCGGGCGTTCTCCCAGCACAGGCGGCAGGCTCCCGCGCCGTTGACGGGGGTCGTGCGTGCGCAGAACGCGCAGGTGCCGACCGGGTAGTGGCCGCGCCACCAGCGGCAGATCCAGCACCGATAGTGGCGGCGGTAGACGCCCCAGGCCAGGCACTCGTGGCAGGACCCCACGTGCAGCGGCGCGCCGGGGTGGCAGCGCTCGCAGCGGCCTTGGCTGAAGTAGTCCGAACTCGATCCGCAGGTCCGGCACGGCGGGGGCGTGAACGGCCCGCCGGGCAGGCATGCGTAGCAGAAGTCGACGCGCGGGTTGGTCCAGGCCACCCGATTGACCCGGCACGCAACGCATTTGGGTGGTGGCGCGCTCACAGTGGTGGTTCGGAGCGCCGGTTGCCCAGTCGTGGCGTGATGATCTGTGGCGTAACGGATGCCGAGGCAGCCTGCTGCTGGTCGGGTCGTCGCTGGTGGACCTTGTGGGGTTCACGGATCAGCAGGTCCGACGGCTCGCAGTTCAGGATGGAGCAGATTACGTCGAGCTCGTCGAGGCGGACGATGTTGGGGGTGCCGGTCCACAGCTGGGACATCTTGCCCGCGCTGATCTCCACGCCGGACTCGGCGAGCAGGCGCCGCATCTCGGTCGACTTCCAGATACCGCGCTCAGCGGCCTTCATCCGCAGGTTCCACTGCACGGGATCACATCTCCTCGAAACGGGCTTCCAGCCGCTGGTTGGCTACGGTCCACGCCTGTTCGATGTGCTGGCTGTGGACGTGGATGTAGCGGGTCGTAGTCGAGAGCCACTCGTGTCCGAGCAGCTCCTGCAGCGCCACGACGTCCATGCCTTCGGCGTAGAGCGACGAGGCGCAGTAGTGGCGCAGCACGTGTGGAGTCAGCCGCCCGGCCCAGCCGGGCAGCCACGTATCTGCTGCTGCGGCAAGGCTTTTGCGCAGCGGGTCAGTGGTAATGCGCAGGCATCGGCCGAAGTCCCGGTCACGCCGTTCGCTGGGCAACAAGGGTGCGTCGGGGTTGGACCAGTCACTGCCGAACTGGTGGCGCACGTCGCCGAGCCACCAGTCGATCAGCCGGTCCGCGCCGTTGATCGCGGGCACCAGGCGCGGTTTGGGACCGCGGCCGCGGCTGCCCTTGCCGTGGCGCACATGCAGTTTCCCGAACGCACCGAGGTCCGGACGCCAGTCCCTGATGTCGAGCATGACCGACTCGTTGATCCGCAAGCCCAGCCGGCGCCACAACGAGGCTGCGAAGTAATCCCGCGCTGCGGGAAGGTATTTGCGGGCTTGGGTGATCGACGAGCGCCACTGCCCGAACAGCAGCTCCATCTCCGCATTCGACGGTGGCACGCGAACGTCGGCGTACACGGGACTGCGTGGCCGGTTGTACTCGTCGATCGGCTGCTCGACGACGCAGCCGGTCAGGGCATGGACATCGCCCTGGTAGCGGCGGATCACGAAATCGTAGAAGCAGGCCAACTGTCCGGCCTTGCTCGCGCGGGTGCTGTGAGCCAGGCCCGCGAGTCGCTGCTGAGCGAGGAAACGATCCCCATCATCGCAAGTGGCCGTCCAGAGTGGGCCATCCAGGGACCGGGCGAACTCGACGATCACGGCCCGGGCGCTGCCGATGTGACTGTCGGAGAGATTCGCGGCCGCCATAGCGATCGCGTACTGGTCGACGACTTCTTGCTCGAAATCCTCGACATCGTGCTGCGTCCGCAGCGCACGCGCGGACGAAAGATTGCGAACTACAGCCAAGTTCATCGACCACTCGCTTCACCGAGGGTGCCAGTACGTCGATTCTACCGACTGAACGTCACTCCCAATGAAGGAATTTCAAAACCCGCAGCCCACATGAGCCACCCCCAGCGAGCTGGGCAGATGCTTCAGCTCCTACAAGTGGCCACGAATGAACTCGCTGCCCTGCAGACAGTTTCCGACACCCTGTCGCTGCGCGACCTTGCCCGCACGAACGTCCACGACGATGAGCCGGAAGACGAACCGCAATGAATGGGGGACGGATCCCGCACCCCGTGCGGCGCGAGCCTATCCTCCCGGCGGGGATGACCCTGGCTGGGTACCTTCTCGCCGCCGTCATGGTGGGGGTGTTCGGTGGTGGCGCGGTCTCCGGCGCAATCG encodes the following:
- a CDS encoding helix-turn-helix domain-containing protein, giving the protein MQWNLRMKAAERGIWKSTEMRRLLAESGVEISAGKMSQLWTGTPNIVRLDELDVICSILNCEPSDLLIREPHKVHQRRPDQQQAASASVTPQIITPRLGNRRSEPPL
- a CDS encoding tyrosine-type recombinase/integrase, which codes for MNLAVVRNLSSARALRTQHDVEDFEQEVVDQYAIAMAAANLSDSHIGSARAVIVEFARSLDGPLWTATCDDGDRFLAQQRLAGLAHSTRASKAGQLACFYDFVIRRYQGDVHALTGCVVEQPIDEYNRPRSPVYADVRVPPSNAEMELLFGQWRSSITQARKYLPAARDYFAASLWRRLGLRINESVMLDIRDWRPDLGAFGKLHVRHGKGSRGRGPKPRLVPAINGADRLIDWWLGDVRHQFGSDWSNPDAPLLPSERRDRDFGRCLRITTDPLRKSLAAAADTWLPGWAGRLTPHVLRHYCASSLYAEGMDVVALQELLGHEWLSTTTRYIHVHSQHIEQAWTVANQRLEARFEEM